A region of Sphingomonas crusticola DNA encodes the following proteins:
- a CDS encoding UvrB/UvrC motif-containing protein, translating to MTDKIQQLRVRMEEAAAALDFEEARRLRDQLSIARGGGAGDDAEADVSGLTRQQPGRMGLGTSQQRMTPPPGWRPPAKPDPMTRGRGKRRS from the coding sequence GTGACTGACAAGATCCAACAGCTCCGCGTGCGGATGGAAGAGGCGGCGGCCGCGCTCGATTTCGAAGAGGCTCGGCGCTTGCGCGACCAGCTCAGCATCGCTCGGGGGGGCGGCGCGGGCGACGATGCCGAAGCAGATGTCTCGGGCCTGACGCGTCAGCAACCGGGCCGGATGGGCCTCGGCACGAGCCAACAGCGCATGACCCCGCCGCCCGGCTGGCGGCCGCCGGCCAAGCCGGATCCGATGACGCGCGGACGGGGTAAGCGCCGTTCTTAA